The proteins below are encoded in one region of Bacillus horti:
- a CDS encoding ATP-binding protein: MMNRLNKTTLKYIVITILFLSCLLGLRWAWFTYFYTPEHPSVQQGVLDLRGWALEGTSSITLNGDWEFYPYAFLYHEDFNNQTTDHRPHYIQVPGDWREGFEGEKNASFGYGTYRIRILVDQPLSLRYAFWLQGIQASSVVEINGNEEMPFGIPAERAEDYTPRIASYLAYHKNEDIQEIELLIRVANFDNPINGGILRTIKFGSEAAIDNERMYSIGFQLVTFVILLLHALYAFILYLFNTKEKSFLLFCILLFLASITIVSDHDTLLTFWFSLDYASILKVRMISYLWLSFFILLLAMNFSGYVRRSKYFYSYFTILILYTIFVVIAPTEPIFHTRDMGLFTILYFLPLVWFVYLIGKMVMDNQTDAVFLLFAAASIASSAIWGAFTFKGIVETIYYPIDIIAALVAFSAYWFKRYFRNSEENAKLNEQFRQTDKLKDQFLANTSHELRTPLHGIMNIAQSVREKEKDSLSINSSENMDLLITISRRMSYMLDDLLDVIRLQDKRIVLEKIPLRIESIASGVVSMLKFMTEGKPVQLQINIEEALPPVLGDEKRLVQILFNLLHNSIKYTEEGIISVSAKLKNKQIIIQVSDSGVGMDRETQERIFKPYEQGPHGITDGGGIGLGLSICQQLVELHGSKLTVVSEPNKGSIFSFSLPVASFEGLLPLQDENQKQPILSQEALNRLTLSEAVSHGTVIAHSAPVFNEGKFNILVVDDDNVNLKVLLSILSEEQFNIVPTTSAREALEVLSTKQWDLLIVDVMMPHMSGYELTQRVRENFSISELPILLLTARSQPADIYTGFSSGANDYVTKPVDAMELKYRIWSLTTLKHSINERLRMEAAYLQAQIQPHFLFNTLNSIMALSDIDPDKMRKLGDAFSSYLRISFDFLNSAELVTLEHELELVRAYLYIEQERFPNRLIVNWDIDPTVKVSLPPLTIQPLVENAVSHGVLAKTRGGTVSIRITRQDTFTLIEVLDDGKGMDQNKVQQLLDPSFSEMKGIGVANTNRRLIQMYGNGLSIQSSPDKGTRVSFVIPNC; encoded by the coding sequence ATGATGAATAGACTAAACAAAACAACTTTAAAATATATAGTCATAACTATACTATTTCTCTCCTGTTTGCTTGGCTTAAGATGGGCATGGTTCACATACTTTTATACTCCTGAGCATCCGTCTGTCCAGCAAGGAGTACTAGATCTTAGGGGCTGGGCCCTAGAGGGGACATCTTCCATTACACTGAATGGGGATTGGGAGTTCTACCCCTATGCTTTTCTTTATCATGAGGACTTTAATAACCAAACTACTGACCATCGCCCACACTATATTCAAGTTCCTGGAGATTGGCGCGAGGGGTTTGAGGGAGAAAAAAACGCCTCCTTCGGATATGGAACGTATCGTATTAGAATTCTGGTTGACCAGCCGCTAAGCCTACGCTATGCCTTTTGGTTACAGGGCATCCAGGCGTCTTCAGTTGTTGAGATTAACGGAAACGAAGAAATGCCTTTTGGTATTCCAGCAGAGCGTGCAGAGGACTATACTCCTCGAATTGCCTCCTATCTTGCTTACCATAAAAATGAAGATATACAGGAAATAGAGCTACTTATTCGTGTGGCTAATTTTGATAATCCAATAAATGGTGGCATCCTTAGAACGATTAAATTCGGTTCAGAAGCGGCTATAGATAACGAACGTATGTATTCCATTGGCTTTCAGCTTGTAACCTTTGTTATTTTGCTTTTACATGCTTTGTACGCCTTTATCCTATACTTATTTAACACAAAGGAAAAATCATTCCTTCTTTTCTGTATCCTATTATTTTTAGCTAGTATTACAATTGTATCTGACCATGATACTCTCTTAACATTTTGGTTTTCGTTGGATTACGCCTCAATTCTAAAGGTCAGAATGATCTCTTACTTGTGGCTTTCCTTTTTTATCCTGCTTTTGGCTATGAACTTTTCAGGATATGTAAGACGGTCAAAGTATTTTTATAGTTATTTTACGATACTTATTCTCTATACAATTTTTGTAGTGATAGCACCAACAGAGCCTATTTTTCACACTAGAGATATGGGGTTATTTACTATACTATATTTTCTCCCTTTAGTTTGGTTTGTCTATTTGATCGGAAAAATGGTTATGGACAATCAGACTGATGCTGTATTTTTATTGTTTGCCGCAGCAAGTATAGCCTCTAGTGCGATTTGGGGAGCCTTTACTTTTAAAGGAATTGTAGAAACCATTTACTACCCTATAGATATTATTGCAGCACTCGTTGCATTTTCGGCTTATTGGTTTAAGAGATATTTCCGTAATTCAGAAGAGAACGCTAAGCTGAACGAGCAGTTCAGGCAGACTGACAAGCTGAAAGACCAGTTTTTGGCCAATACTTCTCATGAGCTTCGAACACCCTTACATGGAATTATGAACATCGCTCAAAGTGTTAGGGAAAAGGAAAAAGATTCGCTGAGTATAAATAGCTCAGAAAATATGGATCTTCTCATTACCATTAGTCGTAGAATGTCCTATATGCTAGATGATCTACTAGATGTCATCAGACTACAGGACAAACGTATTGTACTGGAGAAGATACCTCTACGCATTGAGTCCATCGCTTCTGGGGTAGTCAGTATGCTTAAGTTCATGACAGAAGGCAAGCCCGTTCAGCTCCAGATAAATATTGAAGAAGCTCTCCCACCAGTTTTAGGTGATGAAAAAAGGCTAGTACAGATTTTATTTAATTTACTGCATAACTCTATTAAATACACGGAGGAAGGGATCATTTCTGTCTCTGCAAAGCTTAAAAACAAACAGATCATTATTCAAGTGTCTGACAGTGGAGTAGGGATGGATCGAGAGACGCAAGAGCGTATTTTTAAGCCATATGAACAAGGACCACATGGAATAACGGATGGTGGCGGAATTGGCTTAGGCTTAAGTATTTGCCAGCAACTAGTTGAGCTTCATGGGAGTAAGCTTACTGTGGTTTCTGAACCTAACAAAGGCTCGATATTTAGTTTTTCCTTACCTGTAGCCTCCTTTGAAGGGTTGCTACCTCTACAAGACGAAAATCAAAAACAACCTATTTTAAGTCAGGAAGCTTTGAACCGGCTAACTCTATCAGAAGCTGTTAGCCATGGCACAGTAATAGCACACTCAGCACCCGTCTTTAATGAAGGGAAATTTAATATTCTTGTGGTTGACGATGATAATGTCAACCTCAAAGTCCTTTTAAGTATTCTGTCCGAAGAGCAATTTAATATCGTGCCCACTACTTCTGCTAGAGAAGCGTTAGAAGTACTTAGCACTAAGCAATGGGACCTGTTAATTGTAGATGTGATGATGCCACATATGTCTGGCTATGAGCTGACACAAAGGGTGAGAGAGAATTTCTCCATTTCTGAGCTTCCTATTCTCTTACTAACTGCACGCAGTCAGCCAGCAGACATCTATACCGGCTTTTCGTCTGGAGCTAATGATTACGTGACTAAGCCTGTTGATGCTATGGAGCTGAAATACCGTATTTGGTCACTCACAACTTTAAAGCACTCTATTAACGAACGCCTACGGATGGAAGCTGCCTATTTACAGGCTCAGATTCAACCTCACTTTTTGTTCAATACGTTAAATTCAATTATGGCGCTAAGTGATATTGATCCGGATAAGATGCGTAAGCTTGGAGATGCCTTTTCCTCTTATTTAAGAATTAGCTTTGACTTCTTGAATTCCGCCGAGCTTGTTACGCTTGAACATGAGCTAGAGCTTGTACGAGCCTATCTATATATTGAACAAGAACGCTTTCCCAATAGGTTAATCGTAAATTGGGATATTGATCCTACAGTGAAGGTAAGCCTCCCTCCTCTCACTATTCAGCCTCTTGTTGAAAATGCAGTAAGTCATGGTGTTTTAGCGAAAACACGAGGAGGCACAGTTTCTATTAGGATTACTCGACAAGACACCTTCACTCTTATTGAGGTTCTAGATGATGGTAAAGGAATGGATCAAAATAAAGTCCAGCAGCTCCTTGATCCATCATTTAGTGAGATGAAAGGAATTGGAGTTGCCAATACAAACCGTAGACTGATCCAGATGTACGGTAACGGATTATCTATCCAAAGTAGTCCTGATAAGGGGACTAGAGTTTCTTTTGTTATACCCAATTGCTGA
- a CDS encoding DUF3221 domain-containing protein: MKSLFSSISVTSLILILLFGCSTGTTDNLAKDSIGKVNQSDDLTMDIFEGIVLEIDEPTILISTISSLDNRERVFQLLVIGIDHEAKVGDKVKIGTTGAYEESNPAQGVATKIEVISKHN, from the coding sequence ATGAAGTCATTATTCAGTTCAATATCTGTCACTAGTTTAATATTAATACTGTTATTTGGTTGTAGCACAGGCACTACTGATAATCTTGCGAAAGATTCAATTGGTAAAGTGAATCAAAGCGACGATCTCACAATGGATATTTTTGAAGGAATTGTACTAGAAATTGATGAGCCAACAATCTTAATTTCTACAATAAGTAGTTTGGACAATAGAGAGCGAGTATTTCAACTATTAGTTATCGGCATTGATCATGAAGCTAAAGTAGGTGACAAAGTGAAAATAGGGACTACGGGAGCATATGAAGAAAGTAATCCTGCACAAGGCGTAGCCACAAAAATCGAAGTCATTAGTAAACACAATTAA
- a CDS encoding AimR family lysis-lysogeny pheromone receptor translates to MLQEQILRTLENLDNIDQRKLSRVANVTESTVSRYLNGHEEMKFESVLKMVKYLYPQQEKEVMSKYILTQRSKNARHSLEYAVMNQLWDELEQIIELLSSSSNPADKEWATMYDLIYIRKQQLLSPIEQLNKVEVFKPKETEMQIMKSLVKGYIYNDLGERFSIFLHIEDAEANISNLKSSFLKDSFTVRLGLLMGYVTLLENRILESRNFNTAILKQDFFEDVKATANHNLGLSYFFEDYQVALNYFNKALDFYLYHDHTIRIRQVRLNLSLLMSYWNIKFDYTQPIGNHSSFLNYTFYLIKKGELALANEYLSKTSVGELAEWDKAFYYYYKGLLTSELSLYYSSVELFLKIDDYFHAQLPLLELQKLGENEIALRILSTRRK, encoded by the coding sequence GTGCTCCAAGAGCAAATCCTACGGACTCTTGAAAATCTAGACAACATAGATCAGCGCAAGCTATCACGAGTTGCTAATGTTACAGAATCCACCGTATCCAGATATCTTAATGGACATGAAGAAATGAAGTTTGAGTCTGTGTTAAAGATGGTTAAATACTTGTACCCACAACAAGAAAAAGAAGTGATGTCTAAGTATATCCTCACTCAAAGAAGTAAAAATGCTAGACATAGTTTAGAGTACGCTGTAATGAACCAGCTTTGGGACGAATTAGAACAGATTATTGAGCTGCTATCATCCTCTAGTAATCCCGCAGATAAAGAATGGGCCACCATGTATGATTTAATTTATATTAGAAAGCAACAACTTTTAAGTCCTATTGAACAATTAAATAAAGTTGAAGTTTTTAAACCCAAAGAAACTGAAATGCAGATTATGAAGTCACTTGTTAAGGGTTACATCTACAATGACTTAGGTGAGAGGTTTTCTATATTTCTACATATAGAAGATGCAGAAGCTAATATTAGTAATCTTAAAAGTTCCTTTTTAAAAGATTCTTTTACTGTTAGACTAGGTCTATTAATGGGTTATGTGACACTGCTTGAAAATAGAATATTAGAGTCTAGAAATTTTAATACTGCCATCTTAAAGCAAGATTTCTTTGAGGATGTTAAAGCTACAGCTAACCATAATTTAGGGCTTTCATACTTTTTTGAGGATTACCAAGTAGCTTTAAACTATTTTAATAAGGCACTAGATTTCTACCTGTATCATGATCATACCATCCGTATTAGACAAGTACGACTAAATTTATCCTTGCTTATGTCATATTGGAATATAAAATTTGACTATACTCAGCCTATCGGTAATCATAGTAGCTTTCTAAATTATACTTTCTATTTAATAAAAAAGGGTGAACTAGCATTAGCAAACGAATATTTAAGTAAAACAAGCGTTGGGGAGCTAGCTGAATGGGATAAAGCATTCTATTACTATTACAAAGGTCTACTAACAAGTGAGCTATCCCTATACTATTCCTCAGTAGAATTATTTTTAAAAATCGATGATTATTTTCACGCTCAATTACCTCTTTTAGAGCTACAAAAGTTAGGAGAAAACGAAATTGCTTTAAGAATACTTTCAACAAGGAGGAAATAA